One Triticum dicoccoides isolate Atlit2015 ecotype Zavitan chromosome 5B, WEW_v2.0, whole genome shotgun sequence genomic window carries:
- the LOC119312661 gene encoding cytochrome P450 71D7-like produces MHAMEVSSLCLVALATVIIFAWSLKKLTAWSGGKSKSKRPRLPPGPWTLPIIGSLHHLLGGLPHRRMMELSRLHGPLMFLRFGEVPNVVVSSAEAAELVMKTHDLTFATRPRSATIDVISGGGKGIALAPYGDHWRQMRKICIVELLSAKQVKRMESIRSQGVAKLLRSVADAASSSGIVNLSNLVAVLSNDITARAVFGGMCAQQSEYFRELGQIVKLIGGFCPADLFPSSRLVRWVSSGERSLRKSYGGMQRIIDNIIDGRKAERESHSHVGCSADDEDLLGVLLRLKEDSLAFPLTSESIGAVISDIFGAGSETSSTTLVWAMSELMKNPEAMAKAQIEVRKVLGRGRVVIANADLGELHYLQMVIKEVLRLHPPATLLVPREARDNCEIMGYDIPKGTKIHVNAFAISRDPRYFENPETFKPERFSNNNIDYKGTNFEFTPFGAGRRLCPGMLFGTSTLEIALANLLYYFDWVLPDGACPYTLDMSEKFGITVSRRYDLQLIAIPST; encoded by the exons atgcatgccatggagGTGTCAAGCTTGTGTCTTGTTGCCTTAGCCACAGTGATAATCTTTGCTTGGTCTCTTAAGAAGCTTACGGCTTGGTCCGGCGGCAAAAGCAAATCCAAGAGGCCGCGGCTGCCCCCGGGGCCATGGACGCTTCCGATCATCGGCAGCCTCCACCACCTCTTGGGCGGTCTCCCGCACCGTAGGATGATGGAGCTGTCTCGCCTGCACGGGCCTCTCATGTTCCTCAGGTTCGGAGAGGTCCCGAATGTGGTGGTCTCCAGcgccgaggcggcggagctggTGATGAAGACGCATGACCTCACGTTCGCTACTCGGCCACGGAGCGCGACGATCGACGTTATCAGCGGTGGCGGCAAGGGAATCGCGTTAGCCCCCTATGGCGACCACTGGCGCCAGATGCGGAAGATATGCATCGTAGAGCTTCTGAGCGCCAAGCAGGTGAAGCGCATGGAGTCCATCAGGTCACAGGGGGTGGCGAAGCTCCTCCGGTCCGTTGCTGACGCCGCCTCCAGTTCCGGCATCGTCAACCTCAGCAACCTGGTGGCGGTGCTCTCCAACGACATCACGGCGCGAGCGGTGTTCGGCGGCATGTGCGCGCAGCAGAGCGAGTACTTCCGCGAACTGGGCCAGATCGTTAAACTCATCGGAGGTTTCTGCCCGGCCGACCTTTTCCCGTCGTCGCGGCTAGTGCGGTGGGTGAGCTCAGGGGAGCGCAGCCTGAGGAAGAGCTATGGCGGCATGCAGCGCATCATCGACAACATCATCGATGGACGCAAGGCTGAGCGTGAgtcccactcccacgtcggctgcagcGCCGACGATGAAGACCTGCTGGGTGTGCTGCTCCGGCTCAAGGAGGACTCGTTGGCGTTCCCTCTAACCTCAGAGAGTATAGGGGCCGTCATCTCT GACATATTTGGAGCTGGTAGTGAAACTTCATCGACCACTTTGGTGTGGGCTATGTCGGAGCTCATGAAAAACCCTGAAGCGATGGCGAAGGCTCAAATAGAAGTTCGGAAAGTGCTAGGTCGAGGACGTGTTGTCATCGCAAATGCTGATCTTGGTGAACTCCATTACTTACAGATGGTCATCAAGGAAGTGCTTAGGTTACATCCTCCTGCTACTCTGCTTGTCCCTCGAGAGGCTAGAGACAACTGTGAAATCATGGGTTATGACATTCCTAAGGGCACCAAAATACATGTTAATGCCTTCGCAATTTCTAGGGATCCTAGATATTTTGAAAATCCTGAAACCTTCAAACCAGAGAGATTTAGTAACAACAATATAGATTATAAGGGAACAAACTTTGAGTTCACTCCCTTCGGTGCTGGGCGACGCCTGTGCCCTGGGATGTTGTTTGGCACATCAACCTTGGAGATTGCATTAGCGAATCTTCTCTACTACTTTGACTGGGTGCTTCCTGATGGGGCATGCCCATACACATTAGACATGTCCGAGAAGTTTGGGATAACTGTAAGTAGAAGGTATGACTTGCAGCTCATAGCTATTCCAAGTACATAG